Proteins found in one Massilia sp. H6 genomic segment:
- a CDS encoding type VI secretion system amidase effector protein Tae4, protein MKGPFANLRMHFPDTDNVAREELYQWIGYPENINNPNFYNTCAIRMSLSLLGAGYPNPGNWPIKAGKYKGRCIETRQKKLSAWLIRQIGTPEKFKGGEDAERGIGDRRGIISFFSIYGGSDPQGHIAIVSRDRWGRYLRCGNEIDGTATGCYWLSREVWFWPMT, encoded by the coding sequence ATGAAAGGTCCGTTTGCCAATCTAAGGATGCACTTCCCAGATACCGACAATGTCGCGCGGGAGGAACTGTATCAGTGGATCGGATACCCAGAAAATATCAACAACCCGAACTTCTACAATACCTGTGCGATTCGCATGAGTCTTTCTCTTCTCGGCGCGGGATATCCAAACCCGGGGAACTGGCCCATCAAGGCCGGTAAGTACAAGGGTCGCTGCATCGAAACCAGGCAAAAAAAGCTGAGCGCCTGGCTGATACGTCAAATCGGAACACCAGAAAAGTTCAAAGGCGGAGAAGACGCCGAACGAGGTATCGGCGACCGACGCGGGATTATTTCGTTCTTCAGCATCTACGGTGGCAGCGACCCGCAGGGGCACATTGCTATTGTGTCGAGGGATCGCTGGGGCCGGTATCTGCGGTGTGGAAATGAGATCGATGGGACCGCGACCGGCTGCTATTGGCTGTCACGCGAGGTATGGTTCTGGCCGATGACCTAG
- a CDS encoding MaoC/PaaZ C-terminal domain-containing protein, giving the protein MNLPFLLRALLKFPKQRAQQDSQEAMPDLVTEYRLDGLPLDDIARYRAAFGFAQGHVPVTWWYLLAQRAHLATMLEPRFPFKIVGVVHMDNALSEHGRAEPGQAIIVKTVLRLLPPSSSGALRCTLETTGSAGGAPVFNCTSTYLIRRGARSGAKPAHDAAASSGEIVAQWTLDAAAGRRYARLSGDWNPIHLTGWSARLMGMRTPIIHGMHTLAASCAALEQHSGRHATSISCRFRAPIALGSSVSLRAQMEAGAFVVEAGGQPAVTGNCALA; this is encoded by the coding sequence ATGAACCTGCCTTTCCTGCTGCGCGCGCTGCTGAAGTTTCCAAAGCAGCGTGCGCAGCAAGATAGCCAGGAGGCGATGCCGGACCTGGTCACCGAATACCGGCTCGATGGGCTGCCGCTCGACGACATTGCCCGTTACCGCGCCGCCTTCGGTTTCGCGCAAGGGCATGTGCCCGTCACCTGGTGGTATCTGCTCGCGCAGCGTGCGCACCTGGCCACCATGCTGGAGCCGCGCTTTCCGTTCAAGATCGTCGGCGTGGTCCACATGGACAACGCGCTGAGCGAACATGGCCGCGCCGAACCCGGCCAGGCCATCATCGTGAAGACCGTGCTGCGCCTGCTGCCGCCCTCGAGCAGCGGCGCCCTGCGCTGCACGCTGGAGACCACCGGCAGCGCCGGCGGCGCCCCTGTCTTCAACTGCACCAGCACCTACCTGATCCGGCGCGGCGCGCGCTCCGGCGCAAAGCCGGCGCACGACGCTGCGGCATCATCCGGCGAGATCGTCGCGCAATGGACCCTCGACGCCGCGGCCGGCCGCCGCTACGCGCGCCTGTCCGGCGACTGGAACCCGATCCACCTGACCGGCTGGAGCGCCCGCCTGATGGGCATGCGCACCCCGATCATCCACGGCATGCACACGCTGGCTGCCAGCTGCGCCGCGCTGGAACAGCATTCCGGCCGCCACGCGACGTCCATCAGCTGCCGCTTCCGCGCGCCGATCGCGCTGGGCAGCAGCGTGAGCTTGCGCGCGCAGATGGAAGCGGGCGCATTCGTGGTGGAGGCCGGGGGCCAGCCGGCGGTGACGGGGAATTGCGCGCTGGCGTGA
- the cphA gene encoding cyanophycin synthetase has product MNKKNDIKFLRVNHLRGPNIWTYRPVIEAWLDIGELEEYPSHTLPGFTDRLLAWLPGLAAHHCGLGYHGGFVERLREGTWAGHILEHVVLELQNRAGMQTGFGKTRSTGEHGVYKMAFRTRDPVVGRAALDAGHALLMAAINDTPFDMPATVAHLTGLVDRYCLGPSTAHIVDGATERGIPSLRLTDGNLVQLGHGAAQRRIWTAETDRTSAIGEGIASDKDLTKTLLSSCGVPVPEGALVRSAEQAWEQAQDIGLPVVLKPVDGNHGRGVTLNLASQADVAAAYAIAAEAGGSRAVLVERFIPGNEHRLLVVGRTVVAAARGESLWVTGDGESNVIALCDSQINTDPRRGDSEEHPLGRVTPHDDEIMLDLKRQGLSPQSVPLAGQKVLIQVNGNVADDVTDQMHPSVAQAAALAARIVGLDIAGIDLVTSDISRPLADTRGAIIEVNSSPGLLAHIKPASGQPRNVGQAIVDHLFAEQETGRIPVVGVTGTLGASLIARLVGSLVHISGKHVGVANGEGLYLDARRVSANDATGFDAGQRILINRTVQTAVFESNARSILLEGLPYDRCTVGIVTDMEGLSGLAEFHIRDQDALANVIRSQVDVILPQGTAVLNAAIDEVAALAGLSDGRVIFYALDENNAVVANHRAEGERVVFVRDNSIVLAEGFDEETVLLELSKIPPATVKHPESVLAAVAAAWALGVAPDLICGGLRSFDPTPKKTHH; this is encoded by the coding sequence ATGAATAAGAAGAACGACATCAAGTTCCTCCGTGTGAACCACTTGCGCGGCCCGAACATCTGGACCTATCGGCCAGTCATCGAAGCCTGGCTCGATATCGGTGAACTCGAAGAGTATCCCTCGCATACCCTACCCGGCTTTACCGACCGCCTGCTGGCATGGCTGCCGGGCCTGGCGGCCCACCATTGCGGCCTTGGCTACCACGGCGGCTTCGTCGAGCGCCTGCGCGAAGGAACCTGGGCCGGCCATATCCTCGAGCACGTGGTGCTGGAACTGCAGAACCGGGCCGGCATGCAGACCGGCTTTGGCAAGACCCGCTCGACCGGCGAGCATGGCGTCTACAAGATGGCCTTCCGTACCCGCGACCCGGTGGTCGGCCGCGCCGCGCTCGACGCCGGCCACGCCCTGCTCATGGCGGCCATCAACGACACCCCCTTCGACATGCCAGCCACGGTCGCGCATCTGACCGGATTGGTCGACCGTTACTGCCTCGGCCCGTCGACCGCGCACATCGTCGATGGCGCCACTGAGCGCGGCATTCCGTCGCTGCGCCTGACCGATGGCAACCTGGTTCAACTCGGCCACGGCGCCGCCCAGCGCCGCATCTGGACCGCCGAAACCGACCGCACCAGCGCCATTGGCGAAGGCATCGCCAGCGACAAGGACCTGACCAAGACCCTGCTGTCCTCGTGCGGCGTGCCGGTGCCCGAAGGCGCTCTGGTTCGCAGCGCCGAACAGGCCTGGGAACAAGCCCAGGATATCGGCCTGCCGGTCGTGCTCAAACCGGTCGACGGCAACCACGGGCGCGGCGTGACGCTCAACCTGGCGAGCCAGGCCGACGTCGCCGCCGCCTATGCAATCGCCGCCGAGGCCGGCGGCAGCCGCGCCGTGCTGGTCGAGCGCTTCATTCCGGGCAACGAACACCGCCTCCTGGTGGTCGGGCGCACGGTGGTCGCCGCCGCGCGCGGCGAGTCGCTGTGGGTCACCGGCGACGGCGAATCGAACGTCATCGCGCTGTGCGACAGCCAGATCAATACCGACCCGCGCCGCGGCGACAGCGAAGAGCACCCGCTAGGGCGCGTCACGCCGCACGACGACGAAATCATGCTGGACCTGAAGCGCCAGGGTTTGAGCCCGCAGTCGGTGCCGCTGGCCGGACAAAAGGTGCTGATCCAGGTAAACGGTAACGTCGCCGACGACGTCACCGACCAGATGCACCCGTCGGTGGCGCAGGCCGCAGCACTGGCCGCCCGCATCGTCGGCCTGGACATCGCCGGCATCGACCTGGTAACGAGCGATATCAGCCGCCCGCTGGCCGACACCCGCGGCGCGATCATCGAAGTCAATTCCAGCCCGGGATTGCTGGCCCACATCAAGCCGGCCAGCGGCCAGCCGCGCAATGTCGGCCAGGCCATCGTCGACCACCTGTTCGCTGAGCAAGAGACCGGCCGTATTCCGGTGGTCGGCGTCACCGGCACGCTCGGCGCCAGCCTGATCGCACGCCTGGTTGGCTCCCTGGTGCACATCAGCGGCAAGCACGTGGGCGTGGCCAATGGCGAAGGCCTGTACCTCGACGCGCGCCGGGTCAGCGCGAACGACGCGACCGGCTTCGATGCCGGCCAGCGCATCCTGATCAACCGCACCGTGCAGACCGCGGTGTTCGAGTCGAACGCGCGCTCGATCCTGCTCGAAGGCCTGCCCTACGACCGCTGCACGGTAGGCATCGTCACCGACATGGAAGGCCTGTCCGGCCTGGCCGAATTCCATATCCGCGACCAGGACGCGCTGGCGAACGTCATTCGCAGCCAGGTCGATGTCATCCTGCCGCAGGGTACGGCGGTGCTCAACGCCGCAATCGACGAGGTGGCGGCGCTGGCTGGCCTGTCCGACGGCCGCGTGATTTTCTACGCGCTCGACGAAAACAACGCGGTCGTGGCCAACCACCGCGCCGAGGGCGAGCGCGTGGTATTTGTGCGCGATAACAGCATCGTGCTTGCCGAAGGCTTCGACGAAGAAACGGTGCTGCTCGAGCTGTCGAAGATTCCGCCGGCCACGGTCAAGCATCCGGAGAGCGTGCTGGCGGCAGTCGCGGCGGCATGGGCGCTGGGCGTGGCGCCCGACCTGATCTGCGGCGGCCTGCGCTCGTTCGACCCGACCCCAAAAAAGACGCATCACTAA
- a CDS encoding type VI secretion system tube protein Hcp, which yields MAVDFYLQLDGIKGESADSTHLEWIECTSVHWSITQPKSATASTAGGHTAERAELSEISLSKLVDLASPILAQLCATGKTLPIAKLEMMRADGNGAPVKSYEVELENVLIAHIAPSFSGGGFPSESLGLKFSKVRWKYTRQKIGGGSSGNTAGGWNLATNRAT from the coding sequence ATGGCAGTCGACTTCTATCTCCAGCTGGACGGTATCAAGGGTGAGTCAGCCGATTCTACGCACCTGGAATGGATCGAGTGCACCTCGGTGCATTGGTCGATTACCCAGCCTAAAAGTGCAACTGCATCGACCGCTGGCGGCCACACCGCCGAGCGCGCTGAGCTCAGCGAAATCAGCCTCAGCAAGTTGGTCGACCTGGCTTCACCGATCCTCGCGCAGCTCTGTGCAACCGGCAAGACGCTACCGATCGCTAAGCTGGAAATGATGCGCGCGGACGGTAACGGCGCCCCAGTCAAATCTTACGAAGTCGAACTGGAGAATGTACTCATCGCACACATCGCGCCCAGCTTCAGCGGTGGTGGCTTTCCAAGCGAGAGCTTGGGCCTGAAATTTTCAAAAGTGCGCTGGAAGTATACAAGGCAAAAGATCGGCGGCGGCAGTAGCGGCAACACCGCCGGCGGGTGGAACTTGGCGACCAACAGGGCGACATAA
- the cphA gene encoding cyanophycin synthetase has product MEVSRVRALRGPNLWSHHTSVEAIVACTPEEESVGTLPGFEARLHTRFPQLGHLQPTGHDDTVSMAQVLERVTLVLQEEAGCPVTFSRTTATLETGIYQVVVEYSEEAVGRLAIEMAQQLCLAARNDTAFDIDAALARLREVDEDVRLGPSTGAIVQAAIARNIPFRRLTRGSLVMFGWGSRQRRIQAAEIDATGAIAETIAQDKELTKKLLDAAGVPVPQGRSVSDPDDAWLAAQEIGLPVVIKPKDGNQGKGVTVNVTTREQLTAGFHTAAEFRDDILVERYLPGHDYRLLVIGDKLVAAARRDPPFVVGDGVHTVRELVDEVNRDPRRGEGHSTSLTKIRFDDIALATLAASGMHADSTPAQGQRVVLRNNANLSTGGTATDVTDDVHPEVAERCIAAAHMVGLDICGVDLVCDSVLKPIEEQNGGIVEVNAAPGLRMHLSPSFGKSRPIGEAIVSTLFEDGDDGRIPVVAVTGTNGKTTTVRLIAHLLTASGLRTGMTNTDGVYIEGRRIDSGDCSGPRSARNVLLHPDVDAAVFETARGGLLREGLAFDRCQVAVVTNIGAGDHLGLNYITTLEDLAVLKRVIVQNVAVGGMAVLNAADPVVAAMAEKTHGDVTFFALDAGHPLMLMHRALGRRVVFVEDGQLVAAQGKLEHRVPLAEVPITRGGAVGFQVENVLASVGAAWAVGIDWDAIRVGLRTFVGESDNAPGRFNVFDYRGATIIADYGHNPDAIAALVNAVEAMPAKRRSVVISGAGDRRDQDISQQTEILGRAFDDVLLYQDQCQRGRPDGEVVALLRRGLDGATRTSHVEEINGEFVAIDRAMARLDAGDLCLILIDQVDEALAHITRRVAER; this is encoded by the coding sequence ATGGAAGTATCTCGCGTACGGGCCCTGCGTGGTCCCAACCTCTGGAGCCACCACACCTCGGTGGAGGCGATCGTCGCCTGCACCCCAGAAGAAGAATCGGTCGGCACCCTGCCCGGCTTTGAAGCGCGCCTGCACACGCGCTTTCCGCAATTGGGCCACCTGCAGCCGACCGGCCATGACGACACCGTGTCGATGGCCCAAGTGCTCGAGCGGGTCACTCTGGTGCTGCAAGAAGAAGCCGGCTGCCCGGTCACCTTCAGCCGCACGACCGCGACGCTGGAAACCGGCATCTACCAGGTGGTGGTCGAGTACAGCGAAGAAGCCGTCGGCCGCCTGGCCATCGAGATGGCGCAGCAGTTGTGCCTTGCAGCCCGCAACGATACGGCTTTCGACATCGACGCCGCGCTGGCGCGCCTGCGCGAGGTCGACGAAGACGTGCGCCTGGGTCCATCCACCGGCGCGATCGTACAGGCCGCCATTGCCCGCAATATTCCGTTTCGCCGCCTGACCCGGGGCAGCCTGGTCATGTTCGGCTGGGGCAGTCGCCAGCGCCGCATCCAGGCCGCCGAGATCGACGCTACCGGCGCCATCGCCGAGACCATTGCCCAGGACAAGGAGCTGACCAAGAAGCTGCTAGATGCCGCCGGCGTGCCGGTGCCGCAGGGCCGCAGCGTGAGCGACCCCGACGATGCCTGGCTTGCCGCCCAGGAGATTGGCCTGCCGGTCGTGATCAAGCCGAAGGACGGCAACCAGGGCAAGGGTGTGACCGTCAACGTCACCACCCGCGAGCAATTAACCGCGGGCTTTCACACCGCCGCCGAGTTCCGCGACGATATCCTGGTCGAGCGCTACCTGCCCGGCCACGACTACCGCTTGCTGGTGATCGGCGACAAGCTGGTGGCCGCCGCCCGGCGCGATCCGCCCTTCGTGGTCGGCGACGGCGTGCATACCGTGCGCGAACTGGTCGACGAGGTCAATCGCGACCCGCGCCGCGGCGAAGGCCACTCCACTTCGCTGACCAAGATCCGCTTCGACGACATCGCCCTGGCAACGCTGGCCGCCAGCGGCATGCATGCCGACTCGACACCGGCACAGGGCCAGCGCGTGGTGCTGCGCAATAACGCCAACCTGTCCACCGGCGGCACCGCCACCGACGTCACCGACGACGTGCATCCCGAAGTAGCCGAGCGCTGCATCGCTGCCGCCCATATGGTCGGCCTGGACATCTGCGGGGTCGACCTGGTGTGCGACAGTGTCTTGAAACCCATCGAAGAACAGAACGGCGGCATCGTCGAAGTCAATGCCGCGCCAGGCCTGCGCATGCACCTGTCGCCCTCATTCGGCAAGAGCCGTCCGATCGGCGAAGCGATCGTCTCGACCCTGTTCGAAGACGGCGACGACGGCCGCATTCCAGTGGTGGCCGTGACCGGCACCAACGGCAAGACCACCACGGTGCGCCTGATCGCCCACCTGCTTACCGCATCGGGCCTGCGCACCGGCATGACCAATACCGACGGTGTCTACATCGAAGGCCGCCGCATCGACAGCGGCGACTGCTCGGGCCCGCGCAGCGCGCGCAACGTGCTGCTGCATCCGGATGTCGACGCCGCTGTATTCGAGACCGCACGCGGCGGCCTGCTGCGCGAAGGCCTGGCTTTCGACCGTTGCCAGGTGGCGGTGGTCACCAATATCGGCGCCGGCGACCACCTGGGACTGAACTACATCACCACCCTCGAAGACCTGGCGGTGCTCAAGCGCGTGATCGTCCAGAACGTGGCGGTGGGCGGCATGGCCGTGCTCAACGCCGCCGATCCGGTGGTAGCGGCAATGGCCGAGAAGACCCACGGCGACGTGACCTTCTTCGCGCTCGACGCCGGCCACCCTTTGATGCTGATGCACCGCGCCCTGGGCCGGCGCGTCGTGTTCGTCGAAGACGGCCAGCTGGTGGCGGCGCAGGGCAAGCTCGAGCACCGCGTGCCGCTGGCCGAGGTGCCGATCACCCGCGGCGGGGCGGTCGGCTTCCAGGTCGAGAATGTGCTGGCCTCGGTAGGCGCCGCCTGGGCGGTGGGCATCGACTGGGACGCCATCCGGGTCGGCCTGCGCACGTTTGTCGGCGAGAGCGACAACGCGCCCGGACGCTTTAACGTGTTCGACTACCGCGGCGCCACCATCATCGCCGACTACGGCCACAATCCGGACGCGATTGCCGCATTGGTCAACGCGGTCGAGGCGATGCCGGCGAAACGCCGCTCGGTGGTGATCAGCGGCGCTGGCGACCGCCGCGACCAGGACATCAGCCAGCAGACCGAAATCCTTGGCCGCGCGTTTGACGACGTGCTGCTCTACCAGGACCAGTGCCAGCGTGGCCGCCCCGACGGCGAAGTGGTCGCGCTCTTGCGCCGGGGCCTGGATGGCGCCACCCGTACCAGCCATGTCGAGGAAATCAACGGCGAGTTCGTCGCCATCGACCGGGCCATGGCGCGCCTCGATGCGGGCGACCTGTGCCTGATCCTGATCGACCAGGTGGACGAAGCGCTGGCGCATATCACACGCCGCGTCGCAGAAAGATGA
- a CDS encoding Rap1a/Tai family immunity protein, whose protein sequence is MRALILLGLVLATPALAQSSTVAPWMSGTRLVKLFGNVDPATISWSSDGPFRTRAIAAEYLDMLNGEFARGYIQAVHDATEGKEWCWSTKHKPLPHELEADARHALQRMSDAQLKLNAADLIIQAWRTKWPCPSSQRRTQ, encoded by the coding sequence ATGCGCGCGCTGATCCTACTCGGCTTGGTGCTCGCAACACCAGCCCTCGCGCAGTCGTCGACCGTCGCGCCCTGGATGAGCGGCACGCGCCTGGTCAAGCTTTTCGGGAACGTCGACCCAGCCACCATTAGCTGGTCGTCCGACGGCCCATTTCGCACGCGCGCGATCGCAGCCGAATACCTGGATATGTTGAACGGCGAGTTCGCCCGGGGATATATTCAGGCAGTGCACGATGCAACCGAAGGCAAGGAATGGTGTTGGAGCACGAAACACAAGCCCCTCCCCCATGAGCTGGAGGCTGACGCACGTCACGCGCTGCAGCGGATGTCCGACGCCCAGCTCAAGCTCAACGCCGCGGACCTGATCATCCAGGCTTGGCGGACAAAGTGGCCATGCCCTTCCAGCCAGCGGAGGACACAATGA